A portion of the Algisphaera agarilytica genome contains these proteins:
- a CDS encoding MinD/ParA family protein yields MSVADQAAALRGLVEQYEQSNGPRGAGMTRAQPRLAQTLAITSGKGGVGKTTVTVNLAVQLARLGRRVVLLDADLGTANADVMCNVNARSTLAHVVAGQRELEDIIVDAPGGFRLVPGASGLANMANLSAHEHDRLNAQMRRLESSCDVLLIDTGAGVGPNVLSFCVAAERLLVVTTPEPTSITDAYAVIKTINAQTSHPDIRLLVNMVENEAEARAVFARINGVCQRFLGLSPNYAGHVVTDAKVSRAVRQRRPFVLDTPNTKASVCVLSLAHRLDRHAMDPRRQSAGLIKKMASWLRH; encoded by the coding sequence ATGAGTGTCGCCGATCAAGCGGCCGCGTTGCGCGGCCTGGTGGAACAGTACGAACAATCCAACGGCCCACGCGGCGCCGGGATGACGCGCGCTCAGCCGCGCCTCGCACAGACCCTCGCGATCACCAGCGGGAAGGGCGGCGTCGGCAAGACGACCGTCACCGTGAACCTCGCCGTGCAGCTCGCCCGCTTGGGGCGGCGCGTTGTCCTGCTCGACGCGGACCTGGGCACCGCGAACGCCGATGTGATGTGCAACGTCAACGCCCGATCCACGCTGGCCCACGTCGTGGCGGGGCAACGCGAGCTCGAAGACATCATCGTCGACGCCCCCGGCGGGTTCCGCCTGGTCCCCGGCGCTTCGGGGCTGGCGAACATGGCCAACCTCAGCGCGCACGAACACGACCGTCTCAACGCGCAGATGCGCCGACTCGAATCAAGTTGCGACGTATTGCTCATCGACACCGGCGCGGGCGTCGGGCCGAACGTGCTGAGTTTCTGTGTGGCCGCGGAGCGTTTGCTTGTGGTGACCACACCTGAACCGACTTCAATCACCGACGCTTACGCGGTGATCAAAACGATCAACGCGCAGACTTCGCACCCCGACATTCGCTTGCTGGTGAACATGGTGGAAAACGAAGCCGAGGCCCGCGCAGTTTTTGCGCGAATCAATGGGGTATGTCAGCGCTTCCTTGGTTTATCCCCAAATTACGCAGGGCATGTGGTGACCGACGCCAAGGTGTCACGCGCCGTGCGACAACGCCGTCCGTTTGTTCTCGACACGCCCAACACCAAAGCGAGCGTATGCGTGTTAAGCCTTGCTCACAGGCTGGATAGACATGCGATGGACCCGCGCCGTCAGTCCGCGGGGTTGATTAAAAAAATGGCGTCCTGGTTGAGGCATTGA
- the flhF gene encoding flagellar biosynthesis protein FlhF, whose product MTIRTFTARTMAEALALVKQEIGKHAVVLHTRTIKRGGVLGIGAKTLIEVTAADGREMARQRQREAQQSPRVKALREAAAAEVRERSNITATTPVEEQTAGDLIRRTYQAARTQFDTPAAVEAADTYTPAAPTVAMPAPMPSTQQDAQMAKDLQAVKQLVEQVVQSQKKAEVFAQAPPEEKLPDPLVEHYSALIQQEIACELANELIRGLDSSATDDVQQALRDEVAKLLPTDPDAGEFKATEDGRPRTIALVGPTGVGKTTTVAKLAATFKLKQNKNVALITADTYRIAAVEQLRTYAGIIGVPLEVVSSPEELSAALARLSHVDVVLIDTAGRSQRNADRLDELAQLIETAHPHETHLVLSSTASQRVLLETIERFEQIKTDRLIFTKIDEAVTCGVLLNVAQRVNKPLSYITTGQEVPHQIEPCTSGRLAELVLGLEVLA is encoded by the coding sequence TTGACGATCCGTACGTTCACTGCACGCACCATGGCCGAGGCATTGGCTCTGGTTAAACAAGAGATCGGCAAGCACGCCGTGGTCTTGCACACCCGCACCATCAAGCGTGGGGGCGTGCTTGGGATCGGCGCCAAGACGCTGATCGAAGTCACCGCGGCCGACGGCCGCGAGATGGCCCGGCAACGCCAACGCGAAGCCCAGCAATCGCCCCGGGTTAAAGCCCTCCGCGAAGCCGCCGCCGCCGAAGTTCGCGAACGCAGCAACATCACCGCCACCACGCCCGTCGAAGAGCAGACCGCGGGCGACCTGATCCGACGCACGTACCAGGCCGCACGCACGCAATTCGACACGCCCGCCGCCGTCGAAGCCGCCGACACCTACACGCCCGCCGCCCCGACGGTCGCCATGCCAGCGCCGATGCCCAGCACGCAGCAGGATGCGCAGATGGCCAAGGACCTCCAGGCGGTGAAGCAGCTCGTCGAACAGGTCGTGCAGAGCCAGAAGAAAGCTGAGGTCTTCGCCCAGGCCCCGCCCGAAGAAAAGCTGCCCGACCCGCTGGTCGAGCACTACTCCGCGTTGATCCAGCAGGAGATCGCCTGCGAGCTCGCCAACGAGCTGATCCGTGGCCTCGACTCGTCTGCCACCGATGATGTGCAGCAGGCCCTGCGTGATGAGGTCGCCAAGCTGCTGCCCACCGATCCGGACGCCGGCGAGTTCAAAGCCACCGAAGACGGCCGCCCCCGCACCATCGCCCTGGTCGGCCCGACGGGCGTGGGCAAAACCACCACCGTCGCCAAGCTCGCCGCGACTTTCAAGCTCAAGCAGAACAAGAATGTCGCCCTGATCACCGCCGACACCTACCGCATCGCCGCCGTCGAACAGCTGCGCACCTACGCGGGCATCATCGGCGTGCCGCTCGAGGTCGTGTCCAGCCCCGAGGAACTTTCCGCCGCTCTGGCCCGCCTGTCCCACGTCGACGTCGTCCTGATCGACACCGCCGGCCGATCGCAGCGTAACGCCGACCGCCTCGACGAATTAGCGCAGCTCATCGAAACCGCACATCCCCACGAGACGCACCTCGTGCTATCCTCCACGGCGTCCCAGCGGGTGCTGCTGGAGACCATCGAACGCTTCGAACAGATCAAGACCGATCGGCTGATCTTCACCAAGATCGACGAGGCGGTGACCTGCGGGGTGTTGTTGAACGTTGCTCAAAGGGTCAACAAGCCGTTGAGCTATATCACGACGGGGCAGGAGGTCCCTCACCAGATCGAGCCCTGCACTTCGGGCCGATTGGCGGAGTTGGTGTTGGGCTTGGAGGTGTTGGCATGA
- a CDS encoding sigma-70 family RNA polymerase sigma factor, protein MTAVKARATKPKVKSKTSPKSKAKSATKTKPRAKAAVKEEEAVEAVPAKVSAAPVPEEHTKDEIEQAWENYHKDKSEASRDVLLEAHLPLIQRVVERISRRLPAEVDPGDLMQEGVFGLMHAIDRFDPERGVRFTTFATQSINSAVLDYLRSIDWAPRLARSRSRKLNTAKQTLTKELGREPDEEELFKQMDMSRKEFLLTVRDGSLTSTVSLAAGADAPDAEGGYTGLGQVLSDNTAACPVTESHRRNLKDLVTGKLSRAERLIVVLYYYEQMSMKEIGVTLDLSESRVSQMHSSIMARLKVQLADRMDDFHSPNE, encoded by the coding sequence ATGACCGCAGTGAAGGCCCGAGCGACCAAGCCTAAAGTCAAAAGCAAAACCAGCCCGAAATCTAAAGCGAAGTCGGCGACCAAGACCAAGCCCCGCGCTAAGGCGGCCGTGAAGGAAGAAGAGGCTGTCGAAGCCGTTCCCGCCAAGGTCTCCGCCGCTCCTGTTCCCGAGGAGCACACCAAGGACGAGATCGAGCAGGCCTGGGAGAACTACCACAAAGACAAGAGCGAAGCGTCCCGCGACGTCCTGCTCGAAGCCCACCTCCCGCTGATCCAGCGTGTCGTCGAACGCATCTCCCGCCGCCTCCCCGCGGAAGTGGATCCGGGCGACCTCATGCAGGAAGGTGTGTTCGGCCTGATGCACGCCATCGACCGCTTCGACCCCGAACGCGGCGTCCGCTTCACTACCTTCGCCACCCAATCGATCAACTCGGCCGTCCTCGACTACCTCCGCTCGATCGACTGGGCCCCGCGCCTCGCTCGCAGCCGTTCGCGTAAGCTCAACACCGCCAAGCAGACGCTCACCAAAGAGCTCGGCCGCGAGCCGGACGAAGAAGAACTGTTCAAGCAAATGGACATGTCGCGGAAAGAGTTCCTGCTCACCGTTCGCGACGGCTCGCTCACCAGCACCGTCAGCCTCGCCGCGGGTGCCGACGCCCCCGACGCCGAGGGCGGCTACACCGGCCTGGGCCAGGTGCTCTCCGACAACACCGCCGCTTGCCCCGTTACCGAGAGCCATCGCCGCAACCTCAAGGACCTGGTCACCGGCAAGCTCAGCCGGGCCGAGCGCCTCATCGTCGTGCTCTACTACTACGAGCAGATGAGCATGAAAGAGATCGGCGTCACGCTCGACCTCTCCGAGTCGCGCGTCAGCCAGATGCACAGCTCGATCATGGCCCGCCTCAAGGTCCAGCTCGCCGACCGCATGGACGACTTCCATTCGCCCAACGAATAA
- the flhA gene encoding flagellar biosynthesis protein FlhA yields the protein MAQVTSSPLPAWLNRLDRYRPLLVPGAVIGLIAVIVVPLPPFLMDMLIATNIALAALILMTTIFVKSPLEFSVFPALLLGTTLFRLVLNIATTRLILAADVNSPSEATAVAGKVIEAFSEFVSGSSIVVGAILFIILIIVQFVVITKGATRISEVAARFTLDAMPGKQMAIDADLNAGIIDEGTARQRREDIGREADFYGAMDGAAKFVRGDAIAGIIITIVNIIGGFAVGIAMKGWSAGESMDVFTKLTIGDGLVSQLPAFVVSIGAALIVTRSGSRRDFGEELSEQLASRGAALGITAAFLAAMAFTGLPTVPMMALALVCGVMAFFASRNRSAQAAAEADEQKKQDAAKDEPPPIEQALGVDTLELEVGYGLVRMVDTKQGGDLLDRITMIRRQLAAEQGFVMPPVRIRDNMQHQPNDYHFKIRGNSVAQGQVYPGQFLAMDGGLASPDNGELKGVRVKEPAFGLNAVWIDAGQKQRAESLNYTVVDATSVLATHLTEVVKNFADELLDFEETNNLITQLKEKAPKLTEAVLEGDPPLVKPSDLQKVLQNLLGERVPVRDLATIVETLGEWAPRTKDLDVLTEYVRNALRRTVCSQYTVQEADTNDPGMQGPGITKLYCVSLDPALEDQILGYIDRSAEGTSMSMPPVVANRITAAIIEEVQRLIGAGHNPVVLASPQVRAQVRSLIEPHLPTCAVLGYNEISKGVEVESLGLIQSSAETPNPSEPPLTAPGPVDAPSLQGASR from the coding sequence ATGGCCCAAGTCACCTCCTCACCCCTGCCCGCTTGGCTGAACCGGCTCGACCGGTATCGGCCGTTGCTGGTGCCCGGGGCGGTGATCGGGTTGATCGCGGTGATCGTCGTTCCGCTGCCGCCGTTCCTGATGGACATGCTCATCGCGACGAACATCGCGCTGGCGGCGTTGATCCTGATGACGACGATCTTCGTGAAGTCGCCGCTGGAATTCTCGGTGTTCCCGGCCTTGCTGCTGGGCACGACCCTGTTCCGCCTGGTGCTCAATATCGCTACCACGCGTCTGATCCTCGCCGCCGATGTGAATTCGCCCAGCGAGGCCACGGCCGTGGCGGGCAAAGTGATCGAGGCGTTCAGCGAGTTCGTCTCCGGCTCGTCGATCGTCGTCGGGGCGATCCTGTTCATCATCCTGATCATCGTGCAGTTCGTGGTCATCACCAAGGGTGCGACCCGCATCTCCGAAGTCGCCGCGCGGTTCACCCTGGACGCGATGCCCGGTAAGCAGATGGCGATCGACGCCGACCTCAACGCCGGCATCATCGACGAAGGGACCGCCCGCCAACGCCGCGAAGACATCGGCCGGGAAGCCGACTTCTACGGGGCCATGGACGGTGCCGCCAAGTTCGTGCGCGGCGACGCGATCGCCGGCATCATCATCACCATCGTGAACATCATCGGCGGCTTCGCCGTGGGCATCGCGATGAAGGGCTGGTCGGCGGGCGAATCGATGGACGTTTTCACCAAGCTCACCATCGGCGACGGCTTGGTCTCGCAGCTCCCCGCCTTCGTCGTTTCGATCGGTGCCGCTTTGATCGTCACCCGCTCGGGCAGCCGGCGCGACTTCGGCGAAGAACTCTCCGAACAACTCGCCAGCCGCGGCGCGGCGCTCGGCATCACCGCCGCGTTCCTCGCCGCCATGGCGTTCACCGGGTTGCCCACCGTGCCCATGATGGCCTTGGCCCTGGTTTGCGGGGTGATGGCATTCTTCGCCAGCCGCAACCGATCTGCACAGGCCGCCGCTGAGGCGGACGAGCAGAAGAAGCAGGACGCCGCCAAGGACGAGCCCCCGCCGATCGAACAGGCCCTGGGCGTCGATACGCTCGAGCTCGAGGTCGGCTACGGCCTGGTACGCATGGTCGATACCAAGCAGGGCGGCGACCTGCTCGACCGCATCACCATGATCCGCCGCCAGCTCGCCGCCGAGCAGGGCTTCGTGATGCCGCCGGTGCGCATCCGCGACAACATGCAGCACCAGCCCAACGACTACCACTTCAAGATCCGCGGCAACAGCGTTGCCCAGGGCCAGGTCTACCCCGGCCAGTTCCTCGCGATGGACGGCGGCCTCGCCTCGCCCGACAACGGCGAGCTCAAGGGCGTCCGCGTCAAAGAGCCCGCCTTCGGCCTCAACGCCGTGTGGATCGACGCCGGCCAAAAACAAAGGGCCGAGTCGCTCAACTACACCGTCGTCGACGCCACGTCCGTCCTCGCGACCCACCTCACCGAGGTCGTCAAGAACTTCGCCGACGAGCTGCTGGACTTCGAAGAGACCAACAACCTCATCACCCAGCTCAAGGAGAAAGCCCCCAAACTCACCGAGGCCGTGCTCGAAGGCGACCCGCCGTTGGTCAAGCCGTCGGACCTGCAGAAGGTGTTGCAGAACCTCTTGGGCGAGCGGGTCCCCGTCCGCGACCTGGCGACGATCGTCGAAACGCTCGGCGAGTGGGCCCCGCGTACCAAGGACCTGGACGTACTCACCGAATACGTCCGCAACGCGCTGCGGCGCACCGTGTGCAGCCAGTACACCGTGCAGGAAGCCGACACCAACGACCCCGGCATGCAGGGCCCGGGCATCACCAAGCTCTACTGCGTCAGCCTCGACCCGGCGCTCGAAGATCAGATCCTGGGTTACATCGATCGCTCGGCCGAGGGCACAAGCATGTCCATGCCGCCCGTCGTCGCCAACCGCATCACCGCGGCGATCATCGAAGAAGTTCAGCGGCTCATCGGCGCGGGCCACAACCCGGTGGTGCTCGCGTCGCCGCAGGTCCGGGCCCAGGTGCGATCGTTGATCGAGCCGCACCTCCCGACGTGTGCCGTTCTGGGGTATAACGAGATTAGCAAAGGCGTCGAGGTCGAATCTTTAGGCCTGATCCAGTCCTCGGCCGAAACACCGAATCCGTCAGAACCGCCATTGACCGCGCCGGGACCGGTCGATGCGCCATCATTGCAAGGGGCTAGTCGTTGA
- a CDS encoding FliA/WhiG family RNA polymerase sigma factor, protein MGLALAAKRYQRLEPVDRDTASSLWSAYRESPDRTNRNALMELYLPVVRYNAQRIHLKLPESVELGDLISAGTFGLVDAIEGFDPERGIKFETYCAPRIRGAILDELRSLDWVPRLVRSRSTQVEKARRSLTAQTGVAPTDSELRQQLGVDRDEFAKIKRDSTAVGTVSLSRRFTTEESGRELGEIDVLQDTRQINPLSAISRRDLKELVTKGLSRHERMIVVLYYYEAMTMREIGRVLDLSESRVSQMHSSILLRLKAQLQHKANELAELNG, encoded by the coding sequence ATGGGATTGGCATTAGCCGCAAAACGCTATCAACGACTCGAACCGGTCGACCGCGATACCGCGAGCTCGCTCTGGTCGGCGTACCGGGAGTCGCCCGACCGCACGAACCGCAACGCCTTGATGGAGCTCTACCTCCCGGTGGTGCGTTACAACGCCCAGCGGATCCACCTCAAGCTCCCCGAGTCGGTCGAGCTGGGTGACCTCATCTCCGCCGGCACCTTCGGCCTGGTCGACGCCATCGAGGGCTTCGACCCCGAGCGTGGCATCAAATTCGAAACCTACTGTGCACCGCGCATCCGCGGCGCGATCCTCGACGAGCTGCGTTCCCTGGACTGGGTGCCTCGCCTCGTGCGTTCGCGTTCGACGCAGGTCGAGAAGGCCCGCCGTTCACTCACCGCACAGACCGGCGTTGCCCCGACCGACAGCGAACTCCGCCAACAGCTCGGCGTCGACCGTGACGAGTTCGCCAAGATCAAACGCGACTCCACCGCCGTGGGCACCGTGTCGCTGTCCCGCCGGTTCACCACCGAAGAGTCGGGCCGCGAGCTCGGCGAGATCGACGTGCTGCAAGACACCCGTCAGATCAACCCGCTGTCCGCCATCTCCCGGCGGGACCTCAAGGAACTAGTCACCAAAGGCCTCTCCCGTCACGAGCGCATGATCGTGGTGCTCTACTACTACGAAGCGATGACGATGCGCGAGATCGGGCGGGTCCTGGACTTATCGGAATCGCGTGTCAGCCAGATGCATTCGTCGATTCTGCTGCGTTTGAAGGCCCAATTGCAGCACAAAGCCAATGAACTGGCAGAGCTCAACGGATAA